From the Desulfomonilia bacterium genome, one window contains:
- the purN gene encoding phosphoribosylglycinamide formyltransferase has protein sequence MKIGVLVSGSGTNLQSIIDFCESDEMVDVAVVISNMADAYALKRAEAKGIPTRIVSHKDFPDRAGFDRELIRILKDFGVELVALAGFMRILTGEFLRAFPGRVMNIHPALLPSFPGLEVRQAAIDYGVRFSGCTVHFVDEGVDTGPIIIQAVVPVFPDDTEEELKHRILKQEHRIYPHAIKLFAQGMLRIEGRKVFIKDSNKDESQWMTNPPL, from the coding sequence ATGAAAATCGGAGTTCTGGTATCGGGGAGCGGAACCAATCTTCAATCGATCATTGATTTTTGCGAATCAGACGAGATGGTTGATGTCGCAGTCGTAATAAGCAACATGGCCGATGCATATGCACTGAAAAGGGCTGAGGCAAAAGGAATTCCCACAAGGATAGTTTCCCATAAGGATTTTCCTGACAGGGCCGGGTTTGACAGGGAATTGATACGGATTCTGAAAGATTTCGGTGTCGAACTTGTTGCACTGGCAGGCTTCATGAGAATACTGACAGGAGAATTTTTGAGGGCGTTTCCGGGCAGGGTGATGAATATTCATCCGGCTTTGCTGCCGTCATTCCCGGGACTCGAAGTCAGGCAGGCTGCAATAGATTACGGCGTCAGGTTTTCCGGATGCACGGTGCATTTCGTTGATGAAGGTGTTGATACCGGACCTATCATAATTCAGGCGGTTGTCCCCGTTTTTCCGGATGATACGGAAGAAGAGCTGAAACACAGGATATTAAAGCAGGAGCACAGAATTTATCCTCATGCGATCAAACTTTTCGCACAAGGTATGTTGAGAATTGAAGGCAGAAAAGTGTTTATCAAAGATAGCAATAAGGACGAATCGCAGTGGATGACCAATCCGCCCCTGTAA
- a CDS encoding DUF523 domain-containing protein, giving the protein MDDQSAPVSLKSPIIVSACLLGFECRYDLKKSSGIKFRIPEGALLIPVCPEQLGGLSTPRPKSMFEDGDAESVIRGIARIVTEDGNDVTGNFIKGAVAAKRITCITRARSAILKDKSPSCGTHFVMISGEFRKGLGVTAQILNGMGLCIVNEYGRPIEEEE; this is encoded by the coding sequence GTGGATGACCAATCCGCCCCTGTAAGCCTCAAGTCTCCGATAATTGTAAGCGCCTGCCTCCTCGGTTTCGAATGCAGGTATGATCTAAAAAAAAGCTCTGGCATAAAATTCAGGATCCCTGAAGGTGCACTTCTGATACCCGTATGTCCTGAACAGCTTGGTGGCCTTTCCACACCCAGGCCTAAATCTATGTTTGAAGACGGGGACGCGGAATCTGTAATCAGGGGCATCGCCAGAATAGTAACTGAAGATGGCAACGACGTTACAGGCAATTTCATAAAAGGTGCAGTTGCTGCAAAAAGAATAACTTGCATAACACGTGCACGGTCTGCTATACTTAAAGACAAGAGTCCATCATGCGGTACGCATTTTGTAATGATATCCGGTGAATTCAGAAAAGGGCTCGGTGTAACTGCACAAATTTTAAATGGAATGGGTTTATGCATTGTAAACGAATATGGGAGGCCGATAGAAGAAGAGGAGTAA